The following are from one region of the Saccharomyces kudriavzevii IFO 1802 strain IFO1802 genome assembly, chromosome: 12 genome:
- the PDR8 gene encoding Pdr8p (similar to Saccharomyces cerevisiae PDR8 (YLR266C) and YRR1 (YOR162C); ancestral locus Anc_6.60) — protein MLPTTRESVTGGTKGKRRKIIKSCAFCRKRKLKCNQVRPMCQQCVLRKLPQCIYTEEFNYPLSNTELFGQMPNVTLVQKIQNLQSLLKENDNDDAEPVPRRSPDNPLWLLRTPVLGENGSMYVFGPTSWKTLSLFEPNKFQTEFQNLWAILKPLSECHKPRLNETCITPDLPTFTELKSCVDSFFNSSLFDLLRIVNKDDILPLLNKIFIRDTTNDDLIVLLNPTDDPKDKYNLGIILQILCLEYYNQNVPSSVNHFIHGLTAASLSSSSSNFIERLQFFLLSYISIMINCTDGVWDATQGIDLIGELCQACISLGLNDIDKWYLNEKQEVRKNLKYIWFWTLFLDVSCSYDVGKPPYISDDVLDLNTFVAHDYELPGIDSKSMKLMHEFLKVSRFVTREIHKREMNEKISALSLRLIEFIQSNFSPIEHYTNLAYYSDIDPFDILILSRALSMVASISNIQMVITQHSKIIDKNRMVQYLLISISVCVNTILFNFEKSINKQEDALSEGLKLSIVLINPLLIRIISQVYGLAFHRLIFREKGFLFLIDLDTGEKIQFIKYEEENFDEMLIGFDVRTDKFLSFSGTIIKFYEIIDNLFTSTERNKRLFGAVSNFYQLTSTLAFERVSRVLFDKASQARIETERFWLKKGINMKQFSDLMIEDFINDVWKTFKNISEDLWFIDKKEFYRQYHFDL, from the coding sequence ATGTTGCCTACTACTCGAGAGTCTGTTACCGGTGGTACCAAGGgcaagagaagaaagatcATCAAATCATGCGCATTTTGTAGAAAGAGGAAACTGAAATGCAATCAGGTCAGGCCCATGTGCCAGCAATGCGTGCTCAGAAAATTGCCACAATGCATATATACCGAAGAGTTCAACTATCCCTTATCTAATACGGAATTGTTCGGCCAGATGCCTAACGTTACATTGGTTcagaaaattcaaaatttacaaagcctattgaaggaaaacgaTAACGATGATGCTGAACCGGTCCCTCGCAGAAGTCCAGATAATCCGCTATGGCTACTTCGTACTCCAGTTTTGGGCGAGAATGGCTCGATGTATGTATTTGGCCCCACTTCCTGGAAAACGTTATCTTTGTTCGAACCAaataaatttcaaacaGAATTCCAGAATTTGTGGGCAATCTTGAAACCACTTTCCGAATGCCATAAACCCCGGCTCAACGAGACTTGTATTACCCCTGATTTGCCCACTTTTACCGAACTGAAAAGTTGTGttgattcttttttcaatagttCGCTGTTTGATTTATTGCGTATTGTCAACAAGGATGATATTCTGCCCCTTTTAaacaaaatcttcattaGAGATACCACTAACGATGATCTCATTGTTCTCCTCAATCCGACAGACGACCCAAAAGATAAATATAATCTTGGCATTATACTGCAAATCCTCTGCCTGGAATACTATAATCAAAATGTCCCATCTTCAGTAAATCATTTCATCCATGGTTTAACTGCGGCATCCTTGTCATCGTCCAGCTCAAACTTCATCGAAAGactacaattttttttgttgtcttATATCAGTATAATGATTAATTGCACAGACGGTGTGTGGGATGCTACTCAGGGTATTGATTTGATCGGTGAGTTATGCCAGGCGTGCATCAGTTTGGGTTTGAACGATATTGACAAGTGGTACCTGAACGAAAAGCAGGAGGTCaggaaaaacttgaaataTATATGGTTTTGGACCTTATTCCTTGATGTTTCATGTTCATATGATGTAGGAAAACCCCCGTATATTTCTGATGACGTTTTAGACTTGAATACATTTGTCGCACATGATTATGAATTACCAGGCATAGACTCCAAGAGTATGAAGTTGATGCACGAATTTTTAAAGGTGTCTCGATTTGTTACTCGTGAGATTcataaaagagaaatgaaTGAGAAAATTTCCGCTCTTTCATTGAGATTGATTGAATTCATTCAATCCAATTTTTCGCCCATCGAGCATTATACGAATCTAGCTTACTACTCAGACATTGATCCGTTTGATATATTAATACTGTCAAGAGCTCTGAGTATGGTTGCTAGCATATCCAATATTCAAATGGTCATTACTCAACATAGTAAAATCATAGATAAGAACAGAATGGTTCAGTATCTCCTGATATCAATATCGGTTTGTGTTAATACAattttatttaattttgagaaatctATCAACAAGCAAGAAGACGCTTTATCTGAAGGATTAAAGCTATCAATTGTCTTAATCAATCCCCTTTTAATACGGATAATATCGCAGGTTTATGGCTTAGCCTTCCATAGGTTAATTTTCAGGGAGAAAgggtttcttttcctcattgATCTTGACACGGGAGAGAAAATCCAATTTATTAAgtatgaagaagaaaacttcgATGAAATGCTAATAGGATTTGACGTCAGAACTGATAAATTCTTGTCATTTTCGGGCACAATAATTAAATTTTACGAGATTATCGATAATTTATTTACTTCTACCGAAAGAAACAAACGGCTCTTTGGAGCTGTTTCCAATTTCTATCAATTAACTTCAACCTTGGCGTTTGAACGGGTAAGTAGAGTCTTGTTTGATAAAGCCTCACAGGCAAGAATAGAAACTGAAAGATTTTGGTTGAAAAAGGGTATTAACATGAAACAGTTTAGTGATCTCATGATTGAGGATTTTATCAATGATGTTTggaaaactttcaaaaatatttccGAAGATCTCTGGTTTATTGacaaaaaggaattttATAGACAATACCATTTTGATTTGTAA